In Bacillus thermozeamaize, a single window of DNA contains:
- a CDS encoding PemK family transcriptional regulator, translating to MAPTHVKRGDVYFADLSPVVGSEQGGVRPVLVIQNDIGNRFSPTVIVAAITAQIQKAKLPTHVEIEAKTHGFDRDSVILLEQIRTIDKQRLTDKITHLDHETMSKVDEALMISLGLIDF from the coding sequence TTGGCCCCGACGCATGTCAAACGCGGAGATGTCTATTTTGCCGATTTATCTCCTGTGGTCGGATCGGAACAGGGGGGCGTCCGGCCGGTACTGGTGATTCAGAACGATATTGGAAACCGCTTTTCACCGACGGTGATCGTGGCGGCGATCACTGCCCAGATCCAAAAGGCCAAGCTGCCCACCCATGTGGAAATTGAAGCCAAGACGCATGGCTTTGATCGGGATTCGGTGATCCTGTTGGAACAAATCCGGACCATTGACAAGCAGCGGTTGACCGACAAGATCACCCACCTGGATCATGAAACGATGAGCAAGGTGGACGAGGCCCTGATGATCAGCCTGGGGCTTATTGACTTTTAA